The following is a genomic window from Podarcis raffonei isolate rPodRaf1 chromosome 5, rPodRaf1.pri, whole genome shotgun sequence.
ggccAGAGCTAATATCGCATTGTTGCTTCAGAAACTTCCCCATTGCTCCATCCCAAGGCACTCACCATTTGGTACACTTAGGGCTTTGGTGATGAATTCGGAGGCAGGGCGGAAATGTACGCTGAGGTCAAAGTCTGGGGAGTCTTCTGCTGCTATTCCATAGTAATGAAACTCTGGTCCGTAGAACGTTTGGTTTCCTTTGCTTCCCCAGGCAGCGTGTGATGCATTCAGTATGTGAGTGATACCCCGTTTCCTGAGCTCTTCCTTGTTGtgtgccgccgtgctgccgggaAACAGATATGAAAGTGGGCAGGTGAGCAGAAATGAACCCCatgtccttatttatttattacatttatataccatctttgggacgcaggtggcgctgtgggttaaaccacagagcctaggacttgccgatcagaaggtcagcggttcgaatccccgcaacggggtgagctcccgttgttcggtccctgctcctgccaacctagcagttcgaaagcatgtcaaagtgcaagtagataaataggtaccactccggtgggaaggtaaacggcgtttccgtgcgctgctctggttcgccagaagtggctcagtcatgctggccacatgacccggaagcggtacgccggctccctcagccaataaagcgagatgagcgccgcaaccccagagtcggtcacaactagaccgaatggtcaggggtccctttacctttataccatctTTATCGTCCAAGCATCTCAAGGTGACTTAcagggttctcctcctccccgatttacgttcacaacaaccctgtgaggtaggttaagctaagagatggtgactggcccaaggtcgcccagtgggctacatggctgagtggggatttgaaccctgatctcccaggtccaacactcTCACCATtacaagaagaatggcaacttaaactgatggaatatgtgcagcttgcagatctaaaatacagaataagagaacaagaagaacatacgtttagagaagattgggaaatgtttattgaatatatggggggggggattgtgtctatttgaaaacgctggcagcattaagataaattcaacagtgtaaataagttttggtggatgtaataatggaatactgaatggtttatgtaaaatatgcaaggatttatgttgtgcaaaatgaaccatggaaagagaggaagggaagtcattgatattttaaggttgtttaagtgaataaggtccgtatagtaaaagctatggttttcccagtagtgatgtatggaagtgagagctggaccatcaagaaggctgatcgtcgaagaattgatgcttttgaattgtggtgctggaggagactcttgagagtcccatggactgcaagaagatcaaacctatccattcttaaggaaatcagccctgagtgctcactggaaggacagatcgtgaagctgaggctccaatactttggccacctcatgagaagagaagactccctggaaaagaccctgatgttgggaaagatggagggcacaaggagaaggggacgacagaggacgagatggttggatagtgtctttgaagctacaaacatgagtctgaccaaactgcgggaggcagtggaagacagaagtgcctggcgtgccctggtccatggggtcacgaagagtcggacacgactaaacgactaaacaacaacaacaagtgaatattctaaaatgtaaaacaggaatttaacaaaaattataaaaacaaaaccaaaaacactATCCATTTTGCCACACTGGCTCATCTTATCATGGTGCAAACAGTGATACAGGGCTTAGTTTCAGATGAATGAGAAAGTGTTGGATATtgattattgatttattgatttaaacAAATATGTAAGAAGAGCATAGTGAGTGCATATGCATTCCTTTCAGCAGGCAACGCAACTGCTAATCCCACTTCAAATTCCTAGAGaaatatcattatcattatcattattgccACAGCTCCCAGACCCAAAGCTGCATCTTCATTTTTTCTGAGGTCTGGTGGGCCAAGCCTTTCCTGTGGCAGGCCCTGTCCTGTGGAACTGCTTGCCAGCAGAGGCTTGGTAAGAATCATCCCTGCCTACTTTCAGATACCTGTTTAGAAAACTGCTATTTAGATACGCCTCTGAAACATGAATTCCTTGCCCCAACCAACATTTTAAAAGGTGCTTTTCCTGATGTTTTGGTCCCATGTTCTAAGGGTGGCGTATGTGCTTCTTCCATGCATGTTATCCtcacatgggacgtgggtggcgctgtggtctaagccactgagcctcttgggcttgccgatcaggaaggtcagcggttcgaaaccctgcgatgtggtgagctcccgttgctctctcccagctcctgccaacctagcagtttgaaagcacacgagtgcgagtagataaataggtaccactgtggcaggaaggtaaacggcatttccgtgcgctctggtttccgtcgtagtgtcccattgcaccagaagtggtttagtcatgctggccacatgagccggaaagctgtctttggacaaactctggctccctcagcttgaagcgagatgagcgccgcaccccatagttgcatttgactcctcacaacaaccctgtgaggtaggttaggatgagaaaCTGACTGGACTTTTCCCCTCTGAAATCATGCAGGGCAAGAAAGCCATGTTAAGATATCTGGGCTTCAACTTCTTCGGAAGCCTGTGACTGATCTTTTGTATATAGCACAATGGTCCCTTAATCGAGATTTGCAGGATTTTCCTGTAAAGGCTGATGCAATAGAGGGCACACTTTGAACCGCTTATCTGGATAAATCTCCTCCAGTATGGACAATCACATTCGAAGGGCACAGATATCACCATGTGGTTTCATTAGCACAGGGCATTCTCTGTGTCCTGCCGTGAACTGCTGCCGAGCTGCATTTGGCACAGATGAGCGGTTTTCTGAGCCGAGGGCTGTGGATAATGTTTTCATATAGATGTAATCATAATTTCATCTGGACAGGAAGGGCACACACACAGAAAGTTGCCATCCTTCCTTTTGAAACAGATGTTGCATGTGAAATGTGCCGATTTTATACTAGGTTTACGTCTTCAGAATGAAGACAGGCTGCACTAACAGAATTGCTGTTTGGATTTGTTAGTTTATTTCCATAACAGGGAAAGCTTCCTTTCATTTGTGGCTCCTTGAACATATGGACAGGGTACGGTCCTGATGTTACGACAATCCAGTGGATTGCGTAAGCTTCCCCtagcagcagtggcgtagcgtgggttgtcagcacccggggcaaggcaagtaatttgcgccccctaacccatggatttgcgccccctaacccgtggatttgccctaaccccagatgttgcgcccggtgcggccagccccccctgcaccccccacgctacgtcaCTGCCTAGCAGGATCTCATCCGATACTTATTTCAAAATGATTGCCACTGATCCGAAAGGGTTGTGCTTTCAGCATCTCTTTCCGTCCTATTGATAATGTCAGGGAAAGTTTAAATAGAGTGTAGGGTAGGATCAAATTCCAATAAGGCAGATCTGCCTAGAGTAGTATGAATCACTGAATCAGAAATCTACATTTCATAAATTAATACTGACGTATTCCAGTGAGGCAGTTTTGTTGCAACTTATGAGATTCCTGCAGCTTCGTAAACACTAATAAGATTTATTGAGACAGAACCATTTGTAGTTACAGGTTCTTTTTTCAGATGCTGAAAACGGTTGGTCTTAGATAGCAGTTTCCCCTTTGTCCCATCCTTTCTAGACGTGGGCTGAGCAGTTTTGCAATTGTTCTGCTGATTTCCCCTGGAAAACATACTTTTTACCGCTGAATTGGAACGGCAATTCACAGAAAACACAATTGGtgtttacataccctccaacatttctctgatgaaaatagggacgtcctaaggaaaagcaggacattctgggatcaaatcaactGATGATTTCCTTCTatcggtccacaatagaaagcgTACCACATACATCATACTGtatgtggtacgctggtttgacagaaagtccctacagagggtggtgaagacagcacacgatatcatgggctgtcccctgagtccGCTAGTTGTTATCACAGGAGACCGTTGCCTCAGAAGAGCGAGGaacattctcagggatgactcacgccctggccagcacctttttaatctcctgccctcgggcaggagatatagaagcatgataagctgcaccaacaggttaaagaacagtttctaccCGTGGGCCatgaggctgctgaatggaagacagcaacATTGCAGCTGACGTTCGGAGTTGGTGGTCGTATGACAGCACACAGAGTGTAACAAGGACTGAGagattgtggggggggaggggggctcatttaatctcactgtaaacaagcGGTACAGTGACAGTAAAGTATTTCTATATTCTATATTTCtctaaatcagaaactgggacagattcTGTAAATCCgcaactgtccctggaaaataggggcacttggagggtctgtgtttgGTCCAATTCAGTTGTAAACTACAGGGAAGCAGTGAGGCAAACGGAAGTTACACAAATTAGATTAAGATATACAGCAAGAAAATACAGCAAGAAAAACCCTTTACAATGACAAAAGGCCAAGGAAAGATACGGATAGTAGCAGATGCAAAATACATATGAATACGAGATTCAAAGAGAATGGGTGTGATTCTTCTGCAACTGGCTGCACCTGATTGTAAATGAGTATAGCAAAAATAGTATAAGCTCCTTAAAATGGGACAATTACTCCAGATCTCTACCTAGTCTGAGTTCCTTTAGTTGCGAAACTAATGGAGTCTAGCTCAGTAGCTTCTTGCtggaaacttcttttttttaaaaaaaaataatgagccagtgtggtgtattggttaagagcggtagtctcgtaatctggggaaccgggttcgattccctgctcctccacatgcagctgctgggtgaccttgggccagtcacacttctttgaagtctctcagccccactcacctcacagagtgtttgttgtgggggaggaagggaaaggagaatgttagccgctttgagactccttaaagggagtgaaaggcgggatatcaaatccaaactcttcttcctcttctaatATTTTCTATTGCATAGGGTAGACTTCAATGTGGTCAGATCTACTTAATTCTATTAACACTGGATTTGTTTGAATGGTGGCCAACACTAGCTTTTAAATGGTCAGATGAATTAAATAGTCTAGGAGCTTGCAGAGGGAAAGGTTCGGTGACAGGGTATAACTCTTCTTTCCGATAAGAGGCTGAGGCGGCAAATATCGGAGGAACTGGATGACTTATTTAGCAAGCTTGGAGCATGTGGTCCTAATGAATTATTGCTGCTCACTCATGAGACGTTTTGACCAATAGCAAGCGCTGCATTGACATCTTAAATAGCACAGCTTTATACAAAATATGCTGTTAGCAGCTAGTAACAGGAAGTGACCGACAATGGAGCCAAATGatgtgggcagaattcctgcaatgctggggattggactagatgacccttggggtgccttccaagtTCCAACGTTTGCGATTCTATGGGACTGGGGCATAGGGAACTAATGTGCCATGACAATATGTGTATGTTGCTGCGGTTGAGTGATAAGGGAGCTCCTCTGTGGCGTCTGCAGCAGAGGTTTGAGTGCCAGGTGTTCCCCCTTTTTGGGCCCTAACAGTTCTCCCTTCCACTGCTGGAGCTTGAAATATTGTCTCCAGCTTCCCAGCTCCATGTCCTATTGAGTACTATACTAGCTGATGGAGTGGGGGCTTGGTAGTATcattgagtaccgtatttttcactctataggacgcacttttccccctccaaaaattaaggggaaatgtgtgtgcgtcctatggagcgaacgcaggctccctccatgctccggaggcttcgcgttgctttcgctgaagcctggagagcgagaagggtcagtgtgcaccgacccctctcgctctccaggcttcaaagatagccgcctgaagcctccagagcgcagcgtgagttcccgctgcgctctggaggcttcaggttccttttgctgaagtgcaagactctcccggcttcagcagagagggagagttgTGCAGcgtcccttcagccaagcgggaggagaaatggaaggggctccgtttctcctgccgctttgctgaaggggcgctgagcagagaaggggagaaattttttttcttgttcttcatctctaaaataaggtgcgtcctatggtcgagTGCGTCctttagagcgaaaaatacggtatattttgcaGTGTTGGACGGGGCTGTTGGGGGAGTGTTCTGATCATCCCAAAGTCATTTGCTGCTTGCCTTTTGGCTCACCATGTGGGTGCCTCTACCCCTGATTGGTGACTCTGGTTTCCCATCCTGGGTTGAGTGGGCGTCAGAGAAGACGGGCACGCAGCAGTGGCATTTCTGTGATAACAGCGAGTATAGGATTGCTCAACCCAGACAATTTGGTAGGGGATAATGTAACTTGGAGAACTTACGGTCACATGACGCCATATCCAATTTGCAAGAACACGGAATATTATTTTTTTGCGGACGACTTTAGTTACCCTTTAGCTTCTGTAGGCTTCAGGTCAACTGAAATATTAGTGAGAAATCCATCTGCACTGGAATTTAGAATGATACATTATGACATGTGCCAGTTGCCATGACGGGACTGGACAATAATGTGTTTGCTTCTCAGAACTTCTGCCTTCAGCCATGTGACTTCTTGCAGATATCTAAATCATTTAACTCTCTATCATCTTTCCTTGAAAACAGAGGCTTAGTCTAGTGGTTGCGTATCCCTTTCAAGAGCAGAGGTTGGGATCAGTTGAGCACAGTATACTCTATGCCATTTCCTACCTCAGGGTTCAGATCTGATTTTTTTATGCATCAAAGGTTGACAAGCGCATGCTAACTGTATAATTAATCCACCGTATATTTGCCAATATAAAATGCAGATAATCACCCCAGAGGATTATACTTTCAGAATACAGAGCAGGATAAAACAATATGAGTTGTATTTGTAAATTGCATATGGATAGAGCAGCGAATTCTTGGTGCATAAACACATAAATAGAATATTCAGACATACAATCTGTAACCAGGCCCACAGCTAGGGTTCCTGAGAAACTCAACCTTCAATTTAGAAAGTCCATCACCGCTCATGTTTCTTGAAGACGTGCATTTTAAATTCGCCAGTATAAGGTTTCAGTAGCCACTGGAATTTCTGTACTCTGCTAGGCTACCTCACTCGGCCGCAGATTTCTCAGTTTGAATACCTTGTCTACATTCCTTGCATCTTTCTCCACTTGTCTGGATATCACACCTTGTTCTCACCCAActgtaaattctttttttttaaattctgtatCTAACACAGAACATACTGGGCACCCCAAATGCAGAGGGTGGTTTGCGTCACTTGGGTGTAGATAGGATAGGTATTCTGGGCAAAAAAAGTGTGTTCCTTTGCTAGAGTTTAGTTTTTTAGTTTTAgcacataataaaatatattatccTGTGTCTCTGTGATAGGACTATCTGTGCTGTTCCTGCCCCAGTAATATACAGATTTTTGTAATGTGCTTTCTGTTATGAAGGTTGTCCAGGAATCCCCACCCCTGTTGAACGACAGAGAAAAACAAGGGAAACTCTTTTCAGACTTTAACTTCAGCGTGCACAGATCTGTCCTCCGTTAGCAATGTGAATTCATTGGTTATAACATTACAGTGCTGTACAGTACCTTCCTTTTACCCCGTGCTCAAGCTGCGACTTCGTTCCGGGTCACACTTACATGTTGCCTATATAAAGATTGGGCCACACTTCATCTATCTCATTTAATTCCATCCTGCAGCTGTCCATCACATGCTCCAACTCTTGGACGGAGGGTGAGGCGGATCTGCGGCTGTTCATTTTGCAGAAGGAGGCGGTCGTCTTTGGAAATGGATCATCCGCTGTCATGCAATGATACATGGTCATTGCAGAGCCCTAATGAGCTCCAGTTACCTTTTGACGTTTGACAGGGAGAAGCAGGTGCGCCTCTTGAGAGATGTCCCCTTTTCGTCCCCTGCCCATCCCCATGCCTAATGTGGGAAACAGCCTTTGCTGACCTGGCAGCACAAAATTCAATAAGCACGAGTGGAGATCAGCATCCTATTTTTCCTCTAAAAGGGAAAAATAGTTCTTTGGAGTTGAATTATATTATTATGTACTCCTCTGAAGATCGTTACGGAagatcgtagaatcatagagttcgaaGGGTCCTGGAAAGtgatctaaagtggtaccttggttctcaaacttactcagttacagaagtctgttccaaaaccaaagcgttccaaaaccaaggcatgctttcccatagaaagtcatgcaaaacggattaatccattccagacttttaaaaacaactcctaaaacagcaatttaacatggatttcaCTACCtagcaagaccattgatccatacataaaatgaaagcaataatcaatgtactgtactattaaaaaaagacagtattgtagatgataaaaattaaaattacattttttccttacctgcactgatgatagtcattgtttggatggggggcttttattcatttctgcagtcacaccatcaatcaatcagtagctgaacagggttccacacagtcacaaaaacaaatcaacccaaaaaagcctcaaaaaaaaaacaacccaacgcaaaataaatagaaaaaaaaaagcccaaacttaatctgttccggaagtccgtttgacttccaaaatgttcgaaaaccatggcacagcttttgattggtgcaggtgccccagaaacaatagatGACAGCCGCATAGGACGTTTGGCTTCctcaaaacattcgaaaaccggaactcTTGCTTCCAGATtttcggcatttgagaaccaaggcatttgagtaccaaggcgtttgagtaccaaggcatttgagaaccaaggtaccacagtagttCAATCCCATGCTAATGTAGGAAACCCATTGCTGCAGCATTCCTGATAAGTGGCAATCCagattctgtttaaaaacctctaaagAAGGGGAGTCCATTTCTTTCCAAGACAAGCTTACCCACTATTGAACTGCTTATTTGTAAGAAAGTCCTTCCTAATGGAGGAGAGGGGTTCATTGGTTTGCCGAGAGGTCGCTGTAGAAGTTGCTTTTGGTGGGTctcagcttgcctcatgggtggacccTGCTAACACCCCTCAAAATACCCATCGTTTCTGAGAGCATGGCTACTATTAGAAAAATACTACAATGAACACATTTTAATGAAAACATTCCAGGACAGGGAGGCTTGAAAATAACTTGTATTCCTGATCACCAGGGGTGCTTGCTTAGTGCTTTATTTGCTGAGCTGAAGGTCCAAATTTCTCAGTTGCTTCAGAAACCCTCGGTTGGGGAAAATCCACCGACGTTCTTTCACTGCCTGAATGGCTTTAACCAAAGAGAAGCGATGGTAGATCATGAGATATGCCAGCACCAACGAAGATGACCTGCTTATCCCCACTGCACAGTGCACTAAGATTTTGCCTGAAAATGAAGTAAACCACATTTTTTTATCATCTTAAAAGATGGCATTTTTAAACTACAGAGAAGACAGAATTCAACCATTTCTGAAACAGGTACGTTTAACTTTCTGCAGTTACATTAATACTGGATAAATTTAGTCCCCAATTCTGATATTATCTTCATTTATGCCTAAATGTGGGGCCCTACAGTACATCGTTTGTGTCAAGTTAATGGAAATCTTCTTGGGCTTACTTCACAGTTTAGCTAAAATCAATGTTTGGCAGAAATTAATAATTGTTCAGATTTtcagtatatatgtgtgtgtgtggtgatctttttcttttgactcaagaaaatcaccattttatagttcaaattgggaaaaataaatatacagtaaatggacaaaagtacaaagaacatgcattactcatgttgaaatactgcccctcaatgaggccaaactttcattAGTAAAACACCACATTcaacactgcttcacacattaaatgctcgcttccatctgagactcaggaaacaccgggaaaggaaatttagctgccatcgggggtagcaacagaactgatgattcaccatgctagagaagcaaccaaaatttttaaaatttttagtttcttctcctgttagattcacaaaatatttatggGTATGTTTACCCCTGCATcttcccagaaaaaaacactgtatgtatgtatttgtgtgtgcgcatgtTTAACAGTTTTCTTTGTTGGATTCTGATGAATTTTAAGTGCTGGGATAAACTGCAGTTTCAAAATGTACTTAGGACAAGATTGAAAGAACAGTGAATCTAATTGTTTTTGGCAACAGGGGTTCTTATATTGTTTTTTCTCAAGCAGTGATAAAAACTCACAGCTCTTTTGCCACCTGAGCATAAAAGAACAGTAAacggtaaagttaaaggacccctggacggttaagtcctgtcaaaggcgactatgggattgcggcactcatctcgctttcagaccgagggagctagcgtttgtccacagacagatttccaggtcatgtggccagcatgactaaaccgcttctggcacaacaggacaccatgatggaaaccaaagcacacagaaaaaccatttaccttcctgctgcagcagtacctatttatctacttgcactggtgtgttttcgaactgctagattggcaggagctgggacagagcaatgggagctcaccctgtcgtgcagattagaactgccgaccttctgattggtgagtccaggaggctctgtggtttagaccacaatgccacccatgtCCAGAAAAAGAATAGTGACAAAGGACAGAAGATTTAAACATGGTTTCCAATGTGTCATGGCAAAGTGACATCAAGGTGATCAGGAACTCCAGTGTTGATATATAATGTGAGAGGAGGGTAGATAATGAGACACGGGCATTGGAGACACCTGGAACCTCAATATGTTATGGCTATGTACAAATAATAAGGGAACCAGATGGGCATACATAAGAGTagagaaatggaagcaaaagGTAGGCAGAGAATTTAAGAAGCAAAGAATCTCTGCCTGGAAACAAAGAGAAGGTCGGGGAAGAGGCATAGGGCAAAAGCTACTCAGTGATCCCCACAGAGCGGCCATCAAGTAAACCCAAAAGCAATGAGAGAGCTGAAAATCTTCCCCTAATCTCCAGCTCTCCAAAAGAAATGGCAGTGAAGTGCCAAATTGCCAGCACAGCACAACATAATATGAACATTTGTGACGCATGTTGCTTCCCTACCTCCTGGTGTGTTCAAGGCTTTGTGTATGAATTCTGCCGCGGGGTAAAAATATGGAGTCATATCAAAATCAGGAAGGTCAAAGGCTGGTACACCATAGTATTCGATCGTTGTGCCATAAAACTCGTGGGATCCTTGGCAAAATATTTTGCCGTGTGCAGCATTTAAAACATGGCTGATGCCCATTTTCCACAAACCAAATCTGTTGTGGGCCATAAcactagagagagaaaaatgaaacagaaagtgAGAGACAGACTTAACAGGTAGGAGAAGAATCCTGTTTTGCTTTCAGGCTTCTCCCTCTGATTTGTGGCTCAGATCCACTTATGGTATGGAGAAAATCTCCCACGTTAAGGAACAGAAAATTCAATTATGATGTAATGAATGAACATTCTGGAAtaagccaatggtccatctggtccaacatgctgttctcacattggctacttagatgtctctgggaagcatgaagcaggatctgagctcaACTTCATTCTCCcctctatggtttccagcaactggtattcagaattatACTGCCTCAGACAGTgatggcagaacatagccattagggttagcagccattgatagccttgtcctccatgaatttgcccaattctcttttaaagccatccaagggtGTGG
Proteins encoded in this region:
- the LOC128413717 gene encoding dual specificity protein phosphatase 13-like — encoded protein: MTMYHCMTADDPFPKTTASFCKMNSRRSASPSVQELEHVMDSCRMELNEIDEVWPNLYIGNITAAHNKEELRKRGITHILNASHAAWGSKGNQTFYGPEFHYYGIAAEDSPDFDLSVHFRPASEFITKALSVPNGKILVHCILGRSRSAALVLAYLMICQNFSLADAVRKVLQNRAISPNRGFLKQLQDLDLELRYKIRLCQLV
- the LOC128413719 gene encoding dual specificity protein phosphatase 13-like gives rise to the protein MAEECVSLSKDPECSGTSTAETPTLKDLEQLLNTGRPSCNHVDEVWPNLFLGDLVMAHNRFGLWKMGISHVLNAAHGKIFCQGSHEFYGTTIEYYGVPAFDLPDFDMTPYFYPAAEFIHKALNTPGGKILVHCAVGISRSSSLVLAYLMIYHRFSLVKAIQAVKERRWIFPNRGFLKQLRNLDLQLSK